In Nocardioides sp. W7, the genomic stretch GTGAGCAGCTGCCACGGCACGATGTTGGAGTGGTGCTCCATCTCGGTGGTGACGACGACGTCGCCCTCGCCGAGCTGGAGCGGACCCGCCCAGGCGAGGGTGTTCGCGACCAGGTTGAGCGCCTCGGAGGCGTTCTTGGTGAAGATCACCTCGTCGCGGCTCGGCGCGTTCAGGAACCGCGCGACCACGTCGCGCGCCCCCTCGAACGCCTCGGTCGCCTCGGCGCCCAGGGTGTGCATGGCCCGCGCGACGTTCGCGTTGTGCCGCTCGAGGTGGTCGACCATCGTGTCGATGACCACCTGCGGCTTCTGCGAGGTGTTCGCGCTGTCGAGGTAGACCAGCGGCAGCCCGCCCGCGACGGTCCGGGACAGGATGGGGAAGTCGGCGCGGATCACCTCCAGCTCGGGGAGGAGTCCGGAGAGCTGCGTGGTGGTCATCTCAGACGCCGGCCTTCAGGTACTTGTCGTAGCCCTCGGCCTCGAGCTGGTCGGCGAGCTCGGGCCCGCCCTGCTCGGCGATCTTGCCGTTGACGAAGACGTGCACGAAGTCGGGCTCGATGTAGCGCAGGATCCGCGTGTAGTGCGTGATCAGCAGGACGCCCTTGCCCTCCTGGGCCCGGAACCGGTTGACGCCCTCGGAGACGATCTTCAGCGCGTCGATGTCGAGGCCGGAGTCGGTCTCGTCGAGGACCGCGACCTTCGGGTTCAGCAGCTCCAGCTGGGCGATCTCGTGGCGCTTCTTCTCGCCACCGGAGAAGCCCTCGTTGACCGAGCGGGTGCCGAAGGTCGGGTCGAGGTTGAGCTTCTCGAGGGCCGAGTTGACGTCCTTGACCCAGGTGCGGAGCTTCGGGGCCTCGCCGTCGATGGCGGTCTTCGCCGTCCGGAGGAAGTTCGACACCGAGACGCCGGGGACCTCGACGGGGTACTGCATCGCCAGGAACAGGCCGGCGCGGGCGCGCTCGTCGACCGACATCGCGAGGACGTCCTGACCGTCGAGGGTCACGGTGCCGCCGGTGATGTCGTACTTGGGGTGACCGGCGATGGAGTAGGCCAGCGTCGACTTCCCGGACCCGTTGGGGCCCATGATGGCGTGCGTCTCGCCGTCCTTGATGGTCAGCGTGACGCCCTTGAGGATCTCCTTCGGGCCGTCGTCGGTGCTGACCGAGACCTGCAGGTCCTTGATCTCAAGAGTGCTCATGAGGGGGTGACTCCGTTCAGGGTGGTGGTGATGTCGACATAGACGTCTGTGTCGCGGACCTCCACGGCGAAGGTGGCGACGGGTTCGGTGGCCGGGAGGCCGGTGGGCTTGCCGGTGCGGAGGTCGAAGCGGGAGCCGTGCAGCCAACACTCGATCTGGCAGTCGGACACCTCGCCCTCCGAGAGCGCGACCGCGGCGTGCGAGCAGAGGTCCTGCAGCGCGAACGCCTCGTCACCGTTGCGGGCGATGACGAGCGTGTAGGCACCGATATCGACGGCCAGCCCCTCGTCGAGGGGTACGTCGGCGAGGGCGCAGGCGCGCTCGAACGGCATCAGACCTCAGCTTCGACTTGTGCTGAGGAGCCGACGGACGAGGCGTCTCGAAGTACGTTCTTCGCCAGCTCGGCCTCGACGGTCTGGAGGAGCTTCTCCTCGATGTCGGGGATGCCGATCTTGCGGATCAGGTCGTTGAAGAAGCCGTGCACGACCAGGCGGCGCGCCTCCTTCTCCGAGACCCCGCGCGAGCGCAGGTAGAACAGCTGCTCGTCGTCGAAGCGGGCGGTCGCGGACGCGTGCCCGGCGCCGGCGATCTCGCCGGTCTCGATCTCCAGGTTCGGGACCGAGTCGGCGTGACAGCCGTCGGAGAGGACCAGGTTGCGGTTCTCCTCGTAGGTCTCGATGCCCTCGGCCACCTTGCGGATCAAGACGTTGCCGATCCACACCGTGTGCGCGCCCTGACCCTGCAGCGCGCCCTTGTAGAGGACGTGGCTCTTGGTCTTGGGCGCGGTGTGGTCGGCGAAGAGCCGGTGCTCCAGGTGCTGACCGTCGTCGGCGAAGTACAGGCCGAGCAGCTCGGCCTCGCCGCCGGGAGCGGCGTACTCGACGTTCGCGTGCATCCGCACGAGGTCGCCGCCGAAGGAGACCGAGGTGTGGCGCACCTTGGCGTCGCGGCCGACCCGGATCGCGTCGCGACCGAGGTGGACCGCGTCGTCGTCCCAGTCCTGCAGGGTCAGCACGTTGACGTCGGCGCCGTCGCCCACCAGCACGCTGGTGATCGCGGAGTAGCGGGCCGAGCCGGTGTGGGTGATCACGACGGTGACCTTCGAGAACCGGCCGGCGCGCACCACCAGCTGTCCCCAGACCAGGTCCTCGACCGACTTCCCGTGCAGGCGCAGCACGATCGGCTCGGTCAGCTCCAGATCGGCCGGCACGTCCAGCAGCAGCGCACCGCCGGCGTTGGCCGCGGCCAGCGCCGAGGGCCGGTCGTTGGGAGCGAGCTCGCCGAGCTCGCGGGCCTGCTCGCCGGTGATCTCGGTCAGCGTCACCCCCGCGGGCAGGGACGTGTCCCAGGTCAGATGGTCGGCCGAGGCCTCGCCGTCGAGGATCCCGCGCAGCCGCTTCAGCGGCGTGAAGCGCCAGATCTCCTCCCGGCCGGTGGGCAGCGGGTGGTCCCCGAGCAGGTACGACGGGGGCGGGTTGAGGTGGCTCCCCACCGGGCCCTGCTCGAGGGCCGACTCCACGCTCTCGCGGGCAGCATCAGTCACAGTCACTACGCGTACTTTCTTGATCGGGTGAACGGGCGGAGCGGGGGCTGGATCAGCCCACCGCACCTTCCATCTGCAGCTCGATGAGGCGGTTGAGCTCGAGGGCGTACTCCATCGGCAGCTCCTTGGCGATCGGCTCGACGAAGCCGCGCACGATCATCGCCATCGCCTCGTCCTGCTCCATGCCGCGCGACATCAGGTAGAAGAGCTGGTCGTCGGAGACCTTCGAGACGCTCGCCTCGTGGCCCATGGAGACGTCGTCCTCGCGGATGTCGACGTACGGGTAGGTGTCGCTGCGGCTGATCTGGTCGACCAGCAGCGCGTCGCACAGCACGTTGGACTTCGAGCCGTACGCGCCCTCGTTGACCTGGATCAGGCCGCGGTACGACGTCCGGCCGCCGCCGCGCGCGACCGACTTGCTCAGGATCGAGCTGGAGGTGTGCGGCGCCGCGTGCACCATCTTGGCGCCGGCGTCCTGGTGCTGGCCCTCGCCGGCGAACGCGATGGAGAGCGTCTCGCCCTTGGCGTGCTCGCCCATCAGGTAGATGGCGGGGTACTTCATCGTCACCTTGGAGCCGATGTTGCCGTCGACCCACTCCATGGTGGCGCCGGCCTCGCAGGTCGCGCGCTTGGTGACGAGGTTGTAGACGTTGTTCGACCAGTTCTGGATCGTCGTGTAGCGGACCCGGGCGCCCTTCTTGACGATGATCTCGACGACCGCGGAGTGCAGCGAGTCGGACGAGTAGATCGGCGCGGTGCAGCCCTCGACGTAGTGCACGTACGAGTCCTCGTCGGCGATGATCAGGGTCCGCTCGAACTGACCCATGTTCTCGGTGTTGATCCGGAAGTAGGCCTGCAGCGGGATGTCGACGTGCACGCCCTTCGGCACGTAGATGAACGAGCCGCCCGACCACACCGAGGTGTTCAACGCGGAGAACTTGTTGTCACCGACCGGGATGACGGTGCCGAAGTACTCCTTGAAGATCTCCTCGTGCTCGCGGAGCGCGGTGTCGGTGTCGACGAAGATGACGCCCTGCTCCTCGAGGTCCTCGCGGATCGAGTGGTAGACGACCTCGGACTCGTACTGCGCGGCGACGCCCGAGACGAGGCGCTGCTTCTCCGCCTCCGGGATGCCGAGCTTGTCGTAGGTGTTCTTGATGTCCTCGGGCAGGTCGTCCCAGGTCGCGGCCTGCTTCTCGCTCGACCGGACGAAGTACTTGATGTTGTCGAAGTCGATGCCACCGAGGTCGGAGCCCCAGGTCGGCATGGGCTTGCGGTGGAAGAGCTTGAGGCCCTTCAGGCGCTGGTCGAGCATCCACTGCGGCTCGCTCTTCAGTGAGGAGATGTTGCGGACGACCTCCTCGCTGAGTCCACGCTTGGCGCCCGCACCGGCAGTGTCGGTGTCGGACCAGCCGAACTCGTAGCGACCGATGCCCTTGAGCTCCGGGTTGAGTTCCTCGATGGAGGTCATGTGGCGACCTGCTCCTTCTTCTCGGTGGTCATGGGCGTCTCGTTCGTGGATTCGGCCTCGGCGGGCACGGTCGGGATGCACGTGGTGCACACCCCGTCGCCGTGCGCGATGGTGGCCAGCCGCTGCACGTGGCGGCCGAGCACGCGGCTGATCGCCTCGGTCTCGGCCTCGCACAGCTGGGGGAACTCGTGGGCGACGTGCGCGACGGGGCAGTGCTGCTGGCACAGCTGCTCCCCCACGCTGTGCCCGTTGATCGGGAGCAGGTTCTTCACCGACGCGGCGTACCCCTGCTCGGTGAAGATCCGAGCAAGCACCTCGGCCGGGGACAGCGACGGGTCGGCCTGCCGGACCCCCGCGAACCTCTCCTCGATGAACGCCACCCGGCGCTTGGAGAATTCCCGGACCGCGTCGTCGCCCGCCGTCTCGGCGAGGAAGCGCAGCGCCAGAGCGGCCAGGTCGTCGTACTGCTGGTCGAAGCGGTCGCGCCCGACCTCGGTGAGGGCGAAGACCTTGGCCGGCCGGCCCCGGCCGCGCGCCACCCCGCTGCGCGGGTCGCGAGCCTCGACGGCACCGTCGATGACGAGCTGGTCGAGGTGTCGACGGACGGCGGCGGGGGTCAGGTCGAGCCGTTCGGCGAGCGCCGCGGCGGTGGAGGGACCGTTGACGAGGATCGACCGGGCCACGCGCTCACGCGTCGGCTCGTCGTGCGTCCCGTCGAATTCCACAACACCAGTGTGCCGTTATTGCTTTGCCCGCTTCAAGCAAGGCAACCCTTACCCCACGCGGGAGGGTGACGAGTGTCTCAGCCAGGCCAGGCCGGCGAACGGGAGCAGCAGCGGCAGATAGCCGTAGCCCTGCCCGAAGTGCGACCAGACCGTCTTGTCCGGGAACAGGTCGGTGGCCAGGTAGCTCAGCGTGCCGACGACCAGGACGCCGACCGCCTCCACCGTGCAGGCCGCGACGGCGGCCAGCCAGGCGCGCCGACCACCGAGCAGCAGGCAGGTGGTGGCGACCAGGTAGACGACCGCGGCCAGCAGGGAGAGTCCGTACGCCAGCGGCGCCCGGTCCGCGTCGACCCCGAGCTGGACCAGCGAGCGGCCGGTCGCCGCGACCGCGAACACGCCGTACACCGCGACCAGGATCCGCCCGGGGCCCGACGACAGGTCCGCGCTCCGATCCCTCTGACGTTCCCCCGCGCTAGGCACCGGCGGTCCACATCGTCCACAGGCGCGCCTCGCACGCAGCCACGGCGAGCAGCGCGACGAGCAGTACGCCGGTCCCCCAGCGGGTGCGCTCGACCAGGGCCAGCGCGGCCCCGACGGGGAGCATCAGCAGCGCCGTGAACAGGTACGACACGAAGGTCACGCCCTCGATGTCCCGGTCGGTCGCGCCCAGGGCGATGCAACCGCCGACGAGCTGACCGAGCAGGACCAGCGCGAGCACCCCGAGCAGGGCGAAGTACGGGTCGCTCGGCGGGCTCTGGTCGCGCACGATCATCACGACCGTCCACACGGCGGCCGCGCCGGTGAGGACCAGCACCAGTCCCAGGACCCAGACGTTCACGTGGAGAACGGTAGGGGGTCGGCTCCCGACCCCGAGCGCCGAGGCGCCGGGAGCGACTTCCTACACTGGCCCGGTGTCAGACGCCGCCCCTGCAGTCGTCGTCGACGGCCTGGTGATGCGGTACGGCGACAAGGTCGCCGTCGACGACCTCTCCCTGACCGTCGGCCGCGGCTCCATCACCGCCGTCCTCGGTCCCAACGGTGCCGGCAAGACCACCACCCTCGAGACCTGCGAGGGCTACCGCAAGCCGCAGCGCGGCTCGGTCCGGGTGCTCGGGCTGGACCCGGTGAAGCAGCGCCGCGACCTGCTCCCCCGGATCGGCGTGATGCTGCAGGGCGGCGGCGCCT encodes the following:
- the sufC gene encoding Fe-S cluster assembly ATPase SufC, with protein sequence MSTLEIKDLQVSVSTDDGPKEILKGVTLTIKDGETHAIMGPNGSGKSTLAYSIAGHPKYDITGGTVTLDGQDVLAMSVDERARAGLFLAMQYPVEVPGVSVSNFLRTAKTAIDGEAPKLRTWVKDVNSALEKLNLDPTFGTRSVNEGFSGGEKKRHEIAQLELLNPKVAVLDETDSGLDIDALKIVSEGVNRFRAQEGKGVLLITHYTRILRYIEPDFVHVFVNGKIAEQGGPELADQLEAEGYDKYLKAGV
- a CDS encoding non-heme iron oxygenase ferredoxin subunit — encoded protein: MPFERACALADVPLDEGLAVDIGAYTLVIARNGDEAFALQDLCSHAAVALSEGEVSDCQIECWLHGSRFDLRTGKPTGLPATEPVATFAVEVRDTDVYVDITTTLNGVTPS
- the sufD gene encoding Fe-S cluster assembly protein SufD: MTVTDAARESVESALEQGPVGSHLNPPPSYLLGDHPLPTGREEIWRFTPLKRLRGILDGEASADHLTWDTSLPAGVTLTEITGEQARELGELAPNDRPSALAAANAGGALLLDVPADLELTEPIVLRLHGKSVEDLVWGQLVVRAGRFSKVTVVITHTGSARYSAITSVLVGDGADVNVLTLQDWDDDAVHLGRDAIRVGRDAKVRHTSVSFGGDLVRMHANVEYAAPGGEAELLGLYFADDGQHLEHRLFADHTAPKTKSHVLYKGALQGQGAHTVWIGNVLIRKVAEGIETYEENRNLVLSDGCHADSVPNLEIETGEIAGAGHASATARFDDEQLFYLRSRGVSEKEARRLVVHGFFNDLIRKIGIPDIEEKLLQTVEAELAKNVLRDASSVGSSAQVEAEV
- the sufB gene encoding Fe-S cluster assembly protein SufB; this translates as MTSIEELNPELKGIGRYEFGWSDTDTAGAGAKRGLSEEVVRNISSLKSEPQWMLDQRLKGLKLFHRKPMPTWGSDLGGIDFDNIKYFVRSSEKQAATWDDLPEDIKNTYDKLGIPEAEKQRLVSGVAAQYESEVVYHSIREDLEEQGVIFVDTDTALREHEEIFKEYFGTVIPVGDNKFSALNTSVWSGGSFIYVPKGVHVDIPLQAYFRINTENMGQFERTLIIADEDSYVHYVEGCTAPIYSSDSLHSAVVEIIVKKGARVRYTTIQNWSNNVYNLVTKRATCEAGATMEWVDGNIGSKVTMKYPAIYLMGEHAKGETLSIAFAGEGQHQDAGAKMVHAAPHTSSSILSKSVARGGGRTSYRGLIQVNEGAYGSKSNVLCDALLVDQISRSDTYPYVDIREDDVSMGHEASVSKVSDDQLFYLMSRGMEQDEAMAMIVRGFVEPIAKELPMEYALELNRLIELQMEGAVG
- a CDS encoding helix-turn-helix domain-containing protein — its product is MEFDGTHDEPTRERVARSILVNGPSTAAALAERLDLTPAAVRRHLDQLVIDGAVEARDPRSGVARGRGRPAKVFALTEVGRDRFDQQYDDLAALALRFLAETAGDDAVREFSKRRVAFIEERFAGVRQADPSLSPAEVLARIFTEQGYAASVKNLLPINGHSVGEQLCQQHCPVAHVAHEFPQLCEAETEAISRVLGRHVQRLATIAHGDGVCTTCIPTVPAEAESTNETPMTTEKKEQVAT